One Trichoplusia ni isolate ovarian cell line Hi5 chromosome 6, tn1, whole genome shotgun sequence DNA segment encodes these proteins:
- the LOC113494682 gene encoding eukaryotic translation initiation factor 3 subunit B, with translation MAKKKGDEKVNQTPQSDNEEQNFDEEPDFDDPEGFVDDIPDEELLADLLEQKPKESDSYENVVVVDGCPQVGPERLEKLQSVINKIFSKFGKIVNEYYPTSENGNTTGYIFLEYSNPQNAAEAVKATNNCKLDKQHTFLVNLFTDFKKYSDIPKEWEPPAPQPFKVQSDLQWYLMDPDAYDQFLVGIGTGVALQVWQNALPEPLLMQERPNWTETYAAWSPLGTYLATFHWRGVALWAGPKFSQFQKFFHPEARFISFSPCENYVVTFSPTGDRGEDKKLIIWDIRTGQEKRSFPPPDEYVTWPVFRWSKDDRYFARLGQDVLSVYETPSFGLLDKKSIKIPGIRDFSWSPTDNIVAYWVAEDKDVPARVTLLELPNRTEIRSKNLFSVADCKIHWQKSGDYLCVKVDRYSKVKKDKNDIKYSGMYYNFEIFHMREKEIPVDSVEIKEPIQAFAWEPIGSKFAIIHGDTANICISFYQVNTGQAPTLLKKFERQPFNHLFWSPSGQFIVLANLGLTGGALEFLDTNDFTIMNVSDHYQMSGIEWDPTGRFVVTGVSSLKSKIDTGYYIWSFQGKILRRVMKEGFAQFNWRPRPPTLLSEKQQKDIKKNLKKYYSQFETKDRMRSSKASKELVAKRTEQMKKHVEYREQKVLEWNEQKPRRLELRNYVDTDGLEIDGSTTVEEVVEFFVKEEITVIE, from the exons ATGGCTAAGAAAAAAGGCGACGAAAAAGTGAACCAAACACCTCAGAGTGATAATGAAGAACAGAATTTTGACGAGGAGCCAGACTTTGACGATCCAGAGGGTTTTGTTGACGATATTCCCGATGAAG AGTTGTTGGCCGACCTTTTAGAACAGAAACCTAAGGAATCTGATAGTTATGAAAACGTGGTCGTTGTCGACGGATGCCCGCAGGTCGGGCCCGAGCGGCTTGAGAAGCTTCAGAGCGTAATAAACAAGATATTCAGCAAGTTCGGGAAGATCGTCAATGAGTATTATCCAACCAGCGAGAATGGAAACACGACTGGTTACATTTTCTTGGAGTACAGCAACCCGCAAAATGCTGCCGAAGCTGTGAAAGCAACTAATAACTGTAAATTAGATAAGCAGCATACATTCTTAGTGAACTTGTTCACTGATTTTAAGAA gtattcaGATATTCCTAAAGAATGGGAGCCACCAGCACCTCAACCGTTCAAGGTCCAATCAGACCTGCAATGGTACTTGATGGACCCTGATGCATATGACCAGTTCCTGGTTGGTATTGGAACTGGTGTGGCTCTGCAGGTGTGGCAGAATGCCTTGCCTGAACCCCTACTCATGCAGGAGAGACCG AACTGGACGGAGACCTATGCTGCATGGTCACCTTTGGGCACCTACCTTGCAACCTTCCATTGGCGAGGTGTAGCACTATGGGCAGGCCCTAAGTTCTCCCAGTTCCAGAAGTTCTTCCACCCGGAAGCCCGGTTCATCTCCTTCTCACCGTGTGAAAACTATGTTGTAACATTCTCGCCAACGGGAGACCGAGGAGAAGATAAGAAACTCATTATTTGGGATATCAG AACGGGTCAAGAAAAGCGTAGTTTCCCTCCTCCGGACGAGTATGTAACGTGGCCAGTGTTCCGCTGGAGCAAGGACGACAGGTACTTCGCCAGACTGGGCCAGGATGTGCTCTCTGTGTATGAGACGCCCAGCTTCGGTCTGCTCGACAAGAAGTCCATCAAAATACCCGGTATTAG AGACTTCAGCTGGTCGCCTACAGATAACATTGTTGCGTATTGGGTGGCGGAGGACAAAGACGTGCCCGCGAGGGTAACGCTCCTAGAACTCCCCAACCGCACCGAAATACGTTCCAAGAATTTGTTCTCCGTCGCCGATTGTAAGATCCACTGGCAGAAGAGCGGCGACTACCTCTGCGTCAAAGTAGACCGTTACTCTAAAGTCAAGAAGGACAAAAATGACATCAAATACTCCGGAATGTACTACAACTTTGAAATATTCCATATGAGGGAAAAGGAGATTCCTGTCGACTCTGTAGAAATTAAAGAACCAATTCAAGCGTTTGCTTGGGAGCCTATTGGATCCAAGTTCGCGATCATCCATGGAGACACAGCCAACATCTGCATCAGTTTCTACCAAGTGAACACGGGGCAGGCGCCGACTCTGTTGAAGAAGTTCGAGCGCCAGCCCTTCAACCACTTGTTCTGGTCGCCGTCTGGTCAGTTCATCGTGCTTGCTAACCTTGGACTGACTGGTGGAGCTCTGGAGTTCTTGGACACTAATGACTTCACCATCATGAATGTCTCTGACCATTACCAG ATGTCTGGCATTGAATGGGACCCGACTGGTCGCTTCGTAGTCACCGGCGTGTCTTCCCTCAAGAGCAAGATCGACACTGGTTACTACATTTGGTCCTTCCAGGGCAAGATCTTAAGAAG AGTGATGAAGGAAGGTTTCGCTCAGTTCAACTGGCGGCCGAGACCGCCGACGTTGTTGtctgaaaaacaacaaaaggaCATCAAGAAGAACCTCAAGAAATATTACTCGCAGTTCGAGACTAAGGATCGTATGCGCAGTAGCAAAGCTAGCAAG GAATTGGTGGCGAAGCGTACTGAGCAGATGAAGAAGCACGTTGAGTACCGCGAGCAGAAGGTGCTTGAGTGGAACGAGCAGAAGCCGCGCCGGCTCGAGCTTAGGAATT ATGTGGATACCGACGGTCTTGAGATCGACGGGTCGACGACGGTAGAAGAGGTTGTAGAATTTTTCGTGAAAGAGGAAATAACTGTCATCGAGTAG